GTTACTATCGTACTCACAAAGCAAACAATCGCAGTCGGTGTAAACCATTTTAAAAAATTAACCCAATTGGCGTAATCCTTTGAGAACCAACTAACAACAAGAAGAATGCCTACCCAAATGCTAACAGCGGTAAAATGGGTTGTATGAATAAGAAAGCCAAAAACCTTGTCAATGGAACTTGCATGACTGGACCATCCTAATGCTAAAATCAACATAAAAACGATAACCATTCCAATGTAAGCATATGATTTATTTTTTCGGTAATCAAACCATACGATAAACATAAATAAAATGTTCGACAAAATGTAAGTGAAGATCCATGCTTTTCCAACTTCAAACGTAAATAGAACGGATTGCAATGTTTGCATAAAACCGATACCTGGAGAAAGATATAAGATCAATTCCAAAACCGGAATAAATGAGAATATGGTTATGCAACCTACAGCCGTCATCAAGGCTCCCTTAGGGACTGAAATAGTTGGTCGATAAGGTGGCGGCACAAGAGATAAAATAAAGCTGCCTATAAGAATAGCAAAACAAAGATATAATAGTGCTTGAGTAACAGTGCTCACAAAAATCATGTACTATTTCTTCCTCTTCATAATAAAAAAGAAACTACCGACCACGATAATGATAAAAATCCCTAAAATAGCCGGAATTACATAGGATGGAAGTTTGTTTTGGGCAATTTCTTCAGTTTCTTTTTCCTTTACAGTATCGACTTTTTTATCCTCAACTTTTGGTTCGGGCTTTGTTTCTTTTTGTTGCTCAGCCGGATCTTCTGCAGGTGCTGTAGTTACAGGCATATCCACAGAGAAAGTAAATTCCCCTTCAATTGGATGTCCATCGGCTCCAATAATATTC
The DNA window shown above is from Bacillus sp. T3 and carries:
- a CDS encoding copper resistance D family protein, giving the protein MIFVSTVTQALLYLCFAILIGSFILSLVPPPYRPTISVPKGALMTAVGCITIFSFIPVLELILYLSPGIGFMQTLQSVLFTFEVGKAWIFTYILSNILFMFIVWFDYRKNKSYAYIGMVIVFMLILALGWSSHASSIDKVFGFLIHTTHFTAVSIWVGILLVVSWFSKDYANWVNFLKWFTPTAIVCFVSTIVTGLILMTFVVEFKDYANSWMLPYGQALLIKHLLIIPLLVFASINSIFLKKKLKTNMQFNPKPWARMESIIILLIFSATAALGQQSPPHETIVTNEEVSSLFTLFYQGQIQPEMTVKLMMNPTSITLLGIAVLFLTLIILSFLKKAPAIVSFLMSVLLVFCLYLSLLLSVK